A stretch of the Bacillota bacterium genome encodes the following:
- a CDS encoding nucleotide pyrophosphohydrolase, with the protein MQEKGILLPKLDRLNPTLESTLVKLLEEAGELAQAVGKFRGLNGERITLSEEQAMQVIARELLDVAQTTVSMMFVLEEQHGVDLDEALRDHVAKLEAKGYLSPRQLPS; encoded by the coding sequence GTGCAGGAAAAAGGGATCCTGCTGCCGAAACTGGATCGACTTAACCCTACATTAGAGTCGACACTGGTTAAGCTGCTGGAAGAAGCCGGAGAACTGGCCCAGGCAGTGGGTAAGTTCCGCGGCCTCAATGGAGAGCGGATAACCTTGTCGGAAGAGCAGGCGATGCAAGTGATAGCGCGAGAGCTGTTGGATGTAGCCCAAACCACAGTGTCGATGATGTTTGTGTTGGAAGAACAGCACGGAGTTGATCTAGATGAGGCCTTGCGCGATCATGTAGCTAAATTGGAGGCCAAAGGCTACCTTTCACCGCGACAGCTGCCAAGTTAA
- a CDS encoding cytidine deaminase: MRPDWDTYFMQIAVVVAGRSTCLRRRVGAIVVKERRVLTTGYNGAPAGTAHCKDVGCERERLGIPAGERHELCRGLHAEQNAIIQAAVHGVSIRDGTLYSTDYPCSVCAKMIVNAGIRRVVYLGSYPDKLAKAILAEAGVKVVRLGGDTGAGKRDPAAETGST; this comes from the coding sequence ATGCGACCTGATTGGGATACTTATTTCATGCAGATCGCGGTGGTGGTGGCCGGTAGATCAACATGCCTGCGGCGGCGAGTAGGAGCCATAGTGGTTAAGGAGCGGCGGGTTCTAACCACCGGGTACAACGGAGCGCCGGCGGGAACAGCTCACTGTAAGGATGTGGGTTGTGAGCGGGAGCGGCTGGGAATTCCGGCCGGTGAGCGCCATGAACTGTGTCGCGGGCTTCATGCCGAGCAAAATGCCATTATTCAAGCGGCGGTACATGGAGTGAGTATCCGGGATGGGACCTTGTATTCCACCGACTACCCGTGTTCTGTTTGTGCCAAGATGATAGTCAATGCCGGGATCAGGCGGGTGGTTTACCTGGGGAGTTACCCGGATAAGTTGGCCAAAGCCATTTTGGCTGAGGCCGGCGTAAAAGTTGTTCGATTGGGAGGAGATACCGGTGCAGGAAAAAGGGATCCTGCTGCCGAAACTGGATCGACTTAA